Proteins encoded within one genomic window of Prochlorococcus marinus str. MIT 9515:
- the eno gene encoding phosphopyruvate hydratase, whose translation MKETIDFLIDTIEARQVLDSRGNPTVEAEVFLECGAIGRAIVPSGASTGAHEAHELRDGGTKYMGKGVLDAVNKIHETISPALCGLSALDQTIIDKLMIEIDGTPNKSNLGANSILAVSLANARAASKALDMPLYRYLGDPLSNLLPVPLMNVINGGAHAPNGLDCQEFMLVPHGVKTFSEALRMGTEIFHSLKSLLDKKGLSTAVGDEGGFAPELSSCEAAGDLLLEAIQKAGFIPGKQVSLALDVASTEFYRDGFYKYEGTNLTSSQMISYLSNLVSNYPIVSIEDGLGEDDWEGWAALNKEIGHKVQLVGDDLFVTNTERLRKGILEKSANSILIKVNQIGTLTETLEAMDLAKSAGFTSVISHRSGETEDTTIADLSVATRAGQIKTGSLSRSERIAKYNRLLRIEEELGNQARFAGDLGLGPKNI comes from the coding sequence GTGAAAGAAACTATTGATTTTCTTATTGACACTATTGAAGCTAGGCAAGTGCTTGATTCAAGAGGAAACCCCACTGTAGAGGCTGAAGTGTTTTTGGAATGTGGTGCTATCGGCAGAGCAATAGTACCAAGCGGAGCAAGCACTGGTGCTCATGAAGCACATGAATTAAGAGATGGTGGGACAAAATATATGGGAAAGGGAGTCTTAGATGCGGTTAATAAAATTCATGAGACCATTTCTCCTGCGTTATGTGGATTATCAGCTTTAGATCAAACAATCATTGATAAGTTAATGATTGAAATTGATGGAACTCCTAATAAATCTAATTTAGGAGCTAATTCTATTCTTGCAGTGAGTCTAGCTAATGCTAGAGCTGCTTCAAAAGCCTTGGATATGCCGTTATATAGATATCTTGGAGATCCATTATCTAATCTTCTGCCAGTTCCATTGATGAATGTAATTAATGGTGGTGCTCATGCACCTAATGGTCTTGACTGCCAAGAATTTATGCTCGTACCTCACGGGGTGAAAACTTTTAGTGAAGCACTAAGAATGGGTACTGAAATATTTCATTCACTCAAATCTTTGCTTGATAAAAAAGGATTATCTACCGCTGTTGGAGATGAAGGTGGTTTTGCCCCAGAATTATCATCGTGTGAAGCAGCAGGAGATCTGCTTTTAGAAGCTATTCAGAAAGCCGGATTTATTCCTGGTAAACAAGTATCATTAGCTCTAGACGTTGCGAGCACTGAATTTTATAGAGATGGTTTTTATAAATATGAAGGGACAAATTTAACTAGTTCTCAAATGATTTCTTATCTTTCAAATTTAGTTTCAAATTATCCAATTGTCTCTATAGAAGATGGATTGGGAGAAGATGATTGGGAGGGTTGGGCAGCCTTAAATAAGGAGATTGGCCATAAAGTGCAGTTAGTAGGTGATGATTTATTCGTTACGAATACTGAAAGGTTAAGAAAAGGAATATTAGAAAAATCTGCTAATTCAATCTTAATAAAAGTAAATCAAATTGGAACATTAACTGAAACTTTAGAAGCTATGGATTTAGCTAAAAGTGCTGGTTTTACAAGTGTTATCAGTCATAGAAGCGGTGAGACTGAAGATACAACAATTGCTGATTTATCTGTAGCAACTAGAGCTGGTCAAATTAAAACGGGCTCTTTGAGCAGAAGTGAAAGAATTGCTAAATATAATAGACTCCTAAGGATTGAGGAAGAGTTAGGGAACCAAGCTAGATTTGCTGGGGATTTAGGATTAGGTCCAAAAAATATATAA
- a CDS encoding ABC1 kinase family protein, whose amino-acid sequence MSNHKLKNRIQKIKRSFLIWKTLILLLVNLWIDNLKTKIFQTNKDKNKKVQIKRARWFTNQLIDLGSAFIKIGQLLSARPDLIPNTWIQELSKLQDQVPQFSYTKVEEIIKTELGQKFSEINKINDLPIGSASLAQVHRATLRNGKEVVFKVQRPNLKQLFIIDLNIMQQIAFVLQKNRNWSRGRNWVDIAKECRKVLMKELDFKCEAQYAARFRQQFLDDDNVEVPEVIWDLSSDKVLCLSYLEGIKISDIEKLKSKNIDLPKIAEIGAISYLKQLVNYGFFHADPHPGNLAVSNSGKLIFYDFGMMGNISNNLQVRLGSMVQSAALRDASSLVTQLQQAGLISKDIDVGPVRRLVRLMLKEALTPPFSPKIIEKLSGDLYELVYETPFQLPVDLIFVMRALSTFEGVGRMLDPGFNLVSITKPYLIDLMTSNNQSPNDLINQFGRQVGELGSKAVGIPKRIDESLERLEQGDLQLQIRMGESDRQFKKMFTAQKSLGHSILMGSLTIASALLVTKNQNNLAILPLLFAAPISIDWIKCQLNMRKGSRIDKLKK is encoded by the coding sequence ATGAGTAATCATAAATTAAAAAATAGAATACAAAAAATCAAAAGAAGCTTTCTTATTTGGAAAACACTTATTTTACTTTTAGTCAATTTATGGATAGATAATTTAAAAACTAAAATTTTTCAAACTAACAAAGATAAAAATAAAAAAGTTCAAATAAAAAGAGCTAGGTGGTTTACTAATCAATTAATTGATCTTGGTTCTGCCTTTATCAAAATTGGTCAGCTATTGTCGGCAAGACCTGATTTAATTCCTAATACTTGGATACAAGAATTATCAAAGTTACAAGATCAAGTTCCTCAGTTTTCATATACAAAAGTTGAGGAAATTATCAAAACCGAACTCGGGCAGAAATTCTCAGAAATTAACAAAATTAATGATTTGCCAATTGGATCAGCTTCTTTAGCTCAAGTTCATAGAGCGACTTTGAGAAATGGGAAAGAAGTTGTATTTAAAGTTCAAAGACCCAATCTTAAGCAATTATTCATAATCGATTTGAACATAATGCAACAAATTGCTTTTGTACTGCAAAAGAATAGGAATTGGAGTCGTGGAAGAAATTGGGTTGATATAGCAAAAGAGTGCAGAAAAGTTCTGATGAAAGAACTAGATTTTAAATGTGAAGCACAGTATGCCGCAAGATTTAGACAACAATTTCTTGATGATGATAATGTAGAAGTCCCTGAAGTTATTTGGGACTTGAGTAGTGACAAAGTCCTTTGTCTTAGTTATTTAGAAGGTATAAAAATAAGTGATATTGAAAAATTAAAGTCTAAGAACATTGACTTACCTAAGATTGCCGAAATAGGTGCAATTAGCTATCTGAAACAACTAGTAAATTATGGTTTTTTTCATGCTGATCCTCATCCTGGGAATTTAGCCGTTTCAAATTCAGGCAAATTAATCTTTTATGATTTTGGGATGATGGGCAATATTTCAAATAACCTACAAGTCAGATTGGGATCTATGGTTCAATCAGCAGCATTGAGAGATGCATCTTCACTTGTCACTCAACTACAACAAGCAGGCTTGATCTCCAAAGATATAGATGTTGGACCAGTAAGAAGATTAGTTAGATTAATGCTAAAAGAAGCTTTAACTCCTCCATTCAGCCCAAAAATTATCGAAAAACTATCTGGGGATTTATATGAACTTGTTTATGAAACTCCTTTTCAACTACCAGTGGATTTAATTTTTGTGATGAGAGCACTATCAACTTTTGAAGGAGTTGGTAGAATGTTAGACCCAGGGTTTAACCTTGTATCAATTACTAAGCCTTATCTAATTGACCTCATGACTTCTAATAATCAATCACCAAACGATTTAATTAACCAATTCGGGAGACAAGTTGGTGAATTAGGTTCAAAGGCTGTAGGCATCCCAAAAAGAATTGATGAGAGTTTAGAGAGATTAGAGCAGGGTGATTTACAACTTCAAATAAGGATGGGAGAATCTGACAGGCAATTTAAGAAAATGTTTACTGCACAAAAATCATTAGGACATTCAATTCTTATGGGAAGCCTTACAATAGCATCAGCTTTACTTGTGACTAAGAACCAAAATAATTTAGCTATTTTACCTTTATTATTTGCAGCACCAATAAGTATTGATTGGATAAAATGTCAACTAAACATGAGAAAAGGTTCAAGAATAGACAAGCTCAAGAAGTAG
- a CDS encoding NAD(P)/FAD-dependent oxidoreductase: MEIIETDVAIVGGGPAGCTCALYTSRSNLKTVIIDKNPSVGALAITHQIANYPGVPVDISGEKLLTLMREQAVQYGTDYRRAQVFGIDVGKDWKTVYTPEGTFKAKALVLASGAMGRPASFKGEADFLGKGVSYCATCDGAFYKNREVAVVGANKEAIEEATVLTKFASTVHWITSSDPKQDNEEAKELMDISNIKHWSRTRLLEILGNDMGVNRVIVKNKQEEGPINIDLDGVFVYMSGSKPITDFLGDQIALKEDGGVIVDDFMSTNSDGVWAIGDIRNTPFKQAVVAASDGCIAAMSIDRYLNSRKNIRVDWIHS; the protein is encoded by the coding sequence TTGGAAATTATTGAAACAGATGTAGCTATTGTTGGCGGAGGTCCAGCCGGATGTACCTGTGCATTGTATACATCTCGTTCTAATCTTAAGACAGTTATAATTGACAAAAATCCATCTGTTGGAGCTTTAGCAATAACTCATCAGATTGCAAATTATCCAGGGGTTCCTGTAGATATTAGTGGTGAAAAATTACTTACATTGATGAGAGAACAAGCTGTTCAATATGGGACTGATTATAGAAGAGCTCAAGTATTTGGTATTGATGTTGGTAAAGATTGGAAGACTGTTTATACACCTGAAGGAACTTTTAAGGCTAAAGCACTTGTATTAGCAAGCGGAGCAATGGGTAGACCTGCTTCTTTTAAAGGAGAAGCAGATTTCTTAGGTAAAGGTGTCAGCTACTGTGCCACATGTGATGGGGCTTTTTATAAAAATAGAGAGGTTGCAGTTGTTGGAGCTAATAAAGAGGCAATTGAGGAAGCAACTGTGCTCACAAAATTTGCTTCAACGGTACATTGGATTACATCAAGTGATCCAAAACAAGATAATGAGGAGGCGAAGGAATTGATGGATATTTCTAATATTAAACATTGGAGTAGGACGAGATTATTAGAGATATTAGGAAATGATATGGGTGTAAACAGGGTGATTGTAAAGAATAAACAGGAAGAAGGACCCATTAATATTGATTTAGACGGAGTCTTTGTTTATATGAGTGGTTCTAAGCCAATTACTGATTTTTTAGGAGATCAAATTGCCTTAAAGGAAGATGGAGGAGTAATTGTTGATGATTTTATGTCTACAAATTCTGATGGTGTATGGGCTATTGGAGATATAAGAAATACACCTTTTAAGCAAGCTGTAGTCGCAGCATCAGACGGATGCATAGCAGCAATGTCTATCGATCGATATTTAAATAGTAGAAAAAATATAAGAGTAGATTGGATACACTCTTGA
- a CDS encoding DUF3240 family protein, with amino-acid sequence MKRLDLIFSERELDAIIDTLEKANVPGYTIMKHATGRGPERFVTEDMEFTGLGSNAHVIVFCEQELIDQMRDNIKSDLSYYGGVAYISEATPL; translated from the coding sequence ATGAAAAGATTAGATTTAATTTTTAGTGAAAGAGAACTTGATGCAATTATCGATACATTAGAGAAAGCTAATGTCCCGGGATATACAATTATGAAACATGCAACTGGAAGAGGGCCAGAAAGATTTGTTACAGAAGATATGGAATTTACTGGATTAGGTTCAAACGCTCATGTAATAGTTTTCTGTGAGCAAGAATTAATTGATCAAATGCGCGACAATATCAAGTCAGATTTAAGTTATTACGGCGGAGTAGCTTATATCTCTGAAGCCACACCTCTATAA
- a CDS encoding sodium-dependent bicarbonate transport family permease has translation MEVNPIIQNVLAPPVLFFLIGAISIFFKSDLEIPAPLPKLFSLYLLLAIGFKGGIEIQKSGFTDQVLPTLGAAILMSLIIPIIGFFILRYKFDVFNSAAIAAAYGSISAVTFISAESFLESQSIDFDGFMVGALALMESPAIIVGLLIVKFAGPQDRPNARKMHLSSILHESFLNGSVYLLLSSLVVGFLTAFSNPAAITKMEPFTGQLFYGAECFFLLDMGIVAAQRLPRLKNAGSFLIGFAIFMPLFNSLIGVFVAKFLSLGPGNALLFVVLCASASYLAVPAAMRMTVPEAKSSYYISTTLGLTFPFNIVLGIPIYMSLVNKIIPITPL, from the coding sequence ATGGAAGTAAATCCCATAATACAAAATGTATTAGCACCTCCAGTACTGTTTTTTTTAATTGGAGCAATTTCTATATTCTTTAAATCCGATTTAGAAATACCTGCTCCATTACCAAAACTTTTCTCCTTATACTTGCTTTTAGCAATTGGTTTTAAAGGAGGCATTGAAATACAGAAAAGTGGTTTTACCGATCAGGTTTTACCAACATTAGGGGCAGCAATATTGATGTCATTAATAATTCCAATAATTGGATTCTTTATATTAAGGTACAAGTTTGATGTTTTTAACTCTGCAGCTATTGCAGCTGCATATGGATCTATTAGTGCTGTAACTTTTATCTCAGCAGAAAGTTTCTTAGAGAGTCAAAGTATAGATTTTGATGGGTTTATGGTAGGAGCTTTAGCTTTAATGGAATCTCCAGCCATAATTGTAGGCTTACTAATAGTAAAATTTGCAGGTCCTCAAGATAGACCTAATGCAAGAAAAATGCATCTTAGTTCAATCTTGCATGAGTCTTTTTTGAATGGTTCAGTTTATTTACTATTATCCAGTTTAGTTGTCGGTTTTCTTACGGCTTTCAGTAATCCCGCAGCCATTACAAAAATGGAACCTTTTACTGGACAGTTATTTTATGGTGCAGAGTGCTTTTTCCTTTTAGATATGGGAATAGTTGCAGCTCAAAGATTACCCAGACTAAAGAACGCTGGTTCATTTTTAATTGGATTTGCAATCTTTATGCCATTATTTAATTCTCTAATAGGGGTTTTTGTGGCAAAGTTTTTATCTCTAGGACCTGGGAACGCTCTTTTATTTGTAGTTTTATGCGCAAGTGCCTCATATTTAGCGGTACCGGCAGCCATGCGGATGACAGTTCCAGAAGCAAAATCAAGTTATTATATTTCTACTACATTAGGCTTAACTTTTCCGTTTAATATAGTTCTAGGTATTCCTATTTATATGAGTTTAGTAAATAAAATCATTCCAATTACCCCTTTGTAA
- a CDS encoding SulP family inorganic anion transporter, producing the protein MNIINGFHLKNIRGDILGGITAAVVALPLALAFGNAALGPGGAIYGLYGAVVVGFLAALFGGTPSQVSGPTGPMSVTVAGVVAGLAAVGVPRDLSAGQILPLVMAAVVIGGLLQILFGILKLGKYITLVPYSVVSGFMSGIGVIIITLQIGPLLGISTRGGVIESLSTVFSNFQPNGAAVGVAIMTLGIVFLTPRKISQWVPSPLLALLIVTPISILIFGDGALDRIGEIPRGVPSLSFPSFNQYFPIIFKAGLVLAVLGAIDSLLTSLVADNISQTKHNSDRELIGQGIGNAIAGLFSGLPGAGATMRTVINVKSGGSTPISGMVHSIVLLIVLVGAGPLAEQIPTALLAGILIKVGLDIIDWGFLRRAHKLSLKTSVVMYGVLLMTVFWDLIWAVLVGVFIANMLTIDSITETQLEGMDKDNPLSNEDQQSQNLLPADEKALLDRCSGEVMLFRLKGPLSFGAAKGISERMMLVRNYKILILDITDVPRLGVTATLAIEDMMQEAKNNSRKAFVAGANEKVKERLSKFGVSGIIETRKEALEAALNELA; encoded by the coding sequence TTGAACATTATCAATGGATTTCATCTTAAAAATATTAGAGGTGATATTTTAGGAGGCATCACAGCTGCCGTGGTCGCCTTACCTCTTGCACTGGCTTTTGGTAATGCCGCATTAGGTCCTGGCGGGGCAATTTACGGTTTATATGGTGCAGTTGTAGTTGGCTTTTTAGCAGCTTTATTTGGAGGTACCCCTTCTCAAGTAAGTGGTCCCACTGGTCCAATGAGCGTTACAGTAGCGGGAGTTGTCGCAGGTTTGGCTGCTGTTGGTGTACCAAGAGATCTTTCAGCAGGCCAAATTTTACCTCTAGTGATGGCCGCAGTGGTGATTGGCGGATTATTACAAATTTTATTTGGAATCTTAAAGCTTGGTAAGTATATAACGCTAGTTCCTTACTCTGTTGTCTCCGGATTCATGTCTGGCATAGGCGTCATAATAATTACTCTTCAGATTGGTCCATTATTAGGAATCAGTACTAGAGGAGGCGTAATAGAATCTTTATCAACTGTATTTTCTAATTTCCAGCCTAATGGAGCAGCTGTTGGAGTGGCAATAATGACATTAGGAATAGTATTTCTAACACCCAGAAAAATTAGTCAATGGGTCCCATCTCCTCTTTTAGCTTTATTAATAGTTACACCAATATCAATTCTTATTTTCGGAGATGGAGCATTAGACAGAATTGGTGAAATTCCTAGAGGTGTACCATCTTTAAGTTTCCCAAGTTTTAATCAATACTTTCCTATTATTTTTAAAGCAGGCTTAGTACTTGCGGTCCTTGGAGCCATTGACTCTTTACTTACATCTTTAGTAGCAGATAATATTTCTCAAACAAAACATAATTCTGATAGAGAATTAATTGGACAAGGAATAGGGAATGCTATAGCAGGACTATTTTCAGGTTTACCAGGTGCTGGTGCGACAATGAGAACAGTTATCAATGTCAAATCTGGGGGTTCTACACCTATCTCTGGGATGGTTCACTCTATTGTTCTATTAATTGTTTTAGTGGGTGCAGGCCCATTAGCAGAGCAAATCCCAACTGCTCTCTTGGCAGGTATTCTTATCAAAGTAGGCTTAGATATTATTGACTGGGGTTTCCTGAGAAGAGCTCACAAATTATCTCTTAAAACTTCAGTTGTGATGTACGGAGTATTACTAATGACGGTTTTTTGGGATTTAATATGGGCAGTACTAGTTGGAGTATTTATTGCGAATATGCTAACAATAGATTCAATTACTGAAACTCAATTGGAGGGGATGGACAAGGATAATCCTTTATCCAATGAGGATCAGCAAAGTCAAAACCTTTTACCTGCTGATGAAAAGGCTCTTCTAGATAGATGTTCTGGAGAAGTCATGTTATTTAGACTTAAAGGCCCACTAAGTTTTGGAGCAGCTAAAGGCATTTCCGAGAGAATGATGTTAGTGAGAAACTATAAAATTTTAATTTTAGATATTACTGATGTCCCTAGACTTGGAGTAACAGCAACACTTGCTATTGAAGATATGATGCAAGAAGCTAAAAACAATTCTAGAAAAGCATTTGTAGCTGGAGCAAATGAAAAAGTTAAAGAAAGATTATCTAAATTTGGAGTTAGTGGCATAATAGAGACGAGGAAAGAAGCTTTAGAAGCTGCCTTAAATGAATTAGCCTAA
- the hemB gene encoding porphobilinogen synthase, whose translation MNLIIRPRRLRRTEAIREMVRENYLHPEDFIYPLFIHEKDFQEDISAMPGTYRWDMNGLIKEVVRAWELGVRCIVLFPKIDDSLKTEDGSECFNEAGLIPKAIRTLKKEIPEMAIMTDVALDPYSCDGHDGLVDENGKILNDETIEILKKQAITQARAGADFIGPSDMMDGRVGAIRSALDIEGFSDVGIISYTAKFSSAYYGPFRTALDSAPKENNKKLIPNNKSTYQMDPANSKEALIESALDQYEGADILMVKPGVSYLDIVYRLSNFSNKPIAAYNVSGEYSMVKAAAMKNWINEKDIVLETLLSFKRAGAKLILTYHACDASKWLQER comes from the coding sequence ATGAATTTAATCATTCGCCCAAGAAGATTGAGAAGAACAGAAGCAATAAGAGAGATGGTAAGAGAAAATTACCTGCATCCTGAAGATTTTATATATCCATTATTTATTCATGAAAAGGATTTTCAAGAGGATATATCTGCAATGCCAGGAACCTATAGATGGGATATGAATGGATTGATAAAGGAAGTTGTTAGAGCCTGGGAATTAGGTGTTAGATGTATTGTGCTTTTCCCAAAAATTGATGACAGCTTGAAAACAGAAGATGGCTCAGAATGTTTCAATGAAGCTGGTTTAATACCTAAAGCAATACGAACATTAAAAAAGGAGATCCCTGAGATGGCAATAATGACTGACGTTGCACTAGATCCTTATTCATGTGATGGACATGATGGCTTGGTTGATGAGAATGGAAAAATATTAAATGATGAAACTATTGAAATTCTTAAAAAACAGGCCATAACCCAGGCAAGAGCAGGAGCAGATTTTATTGGTCCAAGTGACATGATGGATGGAAGAGTTGGAGCTATTAGAAGTGCTTTGGATATAGAGGGATTCAGTGATGTGGGAATTATTAGCTATACAGCAAAATTTTCATCCGCCTATTATGGACCTTTTAGAACAGCTTTAGATTCTGCTCCAAAAGAGAATAATAAGAAACTTATTCCAAACAATAAATCAACATATCAAATGGATCCTGCTAATTCAAAGGAGGCTTTAATTGAATCAGCGTTAGATCAATATGAGGGCGCAGACATTTTAATGGTTAAACCAGGTGTTTCTTATTTAGATATTGTTTACAGGCTAAGTAATTTTTCAAATAAACCAATAGCTGCTTATAACGTGAGTGGAGAATATTCAATGGTCAAGGCTGCGGCTATGAAAAATTGGATTAATGAAAAGGATATTGTTTTAGAAACATTACTTAGTTTTAAAAGAGCTGGGGCTAAATTGATACTCACATATCATGCTTGTGATGCATCAAAATGGTTGCAAGAGAGGTAG
- a CDS encoding VOC family protein, which translates to MLLKVSKGVHRIGHIALRVENLDRAKSFYLNLGMKLIWDDKDWCYLEAGNFKDGLALLGPSYKAAGPHFAFHFEEKKEVENIYSDLQSSGVKVLPIHEHRDGTASFYMQDPEGNWLEMLYVPAGGIKSNI; encoded by the coding sequence TTGCTTTTAAAAGTTTCAAAAGGTGTTCATAGAATTGGACATATTGCACTTAGAGTCGAGAATCTCGATAGAGCCAAGTCTTTTTATTTGAACTTAGGTATGAAGTTGATTTGGGACGATAAAGATTGGTGCTATCTTGAAGCAGGTAATTTTAAGGATGGTCTTGCTCTTTTAGGACCAAGTTATAAAGCGGCAGGCCCACACTTTGCTTTCCATTTTGAAGAAAAGAAAGAAGTTGAAAATATTTATTCTGATTTACAAAGTTCTGGAGTAAAAGTTTTACCTATTCATGAACATCGAGATGGAACAGCTTCTTTTTATATGCAAGACCCCGAAGGTAACTGGCTAGAAATGCTTTATGTTCCGGCTGGCGGGATTAAATCAAATATTTGA
- a CDS encoding endonuclease MutS2: protein MKEKSHYKNLLSHKSLSEESIGLLEWDTLKTQIASFASTKMGKNVVLQFEIPTEYEISRRLLKETIEINELEKNLDKSISFSGVFDICKNIEICSKGGVINSSDLLEIAETISASRNLKKILLDFEQRPFISAFLKGLIDHNQIEKILKNGIESNGRISDRASQKLANLRQELLSKKSERRVLVNKFIQNNLPYIQDTIVGDRYGRPVLAIKVQYAEKFKGIIHDSSASGNTIYLEPESIVLKGNKIASMEARVAGEEFKLLKEWSHIIRDNNQSLLEMSNILLRAEFSLTRSRYSNWIGGNAPIVENSPIVSLMGFSHPLLIWENKKKQAAKPVSIDFHIDRNTKVVAITGPNTGGKTVALKGLGIALLMARSGLFIPSIQKPIIPFCPNIFVDIGDDQSLEGNLSTFSGHILRIKNILEALNNKKGFSVVLLDEIGSGTDPSEGTALAIALLKEFAIVSDITLATTHYGDIKALKYSDNRFENVSVAFDEESFKPKYTLNWGIPGRSNALSISKRIGINEKILNNASNYLKPKEVENINNIIKGLEEERLKQQKSAEEAAELIARTEILHDEIKNKYEFQKLNALKIQEAEKQKLSKHIKEAQKEVINLIKKLKDQNATGEDARLIGIRLKEIETDHLTQSNVERTTSWSPKIGDFIKIKSLNSSGQIIDIDEKAKSYEVKCGSFRSTLSINDFEGLNGEKPKFKDSQIQISSVREDFSFSKIRTSKNTIDVRGMRVHEAEIIIEEKFKKFHGPLWIVHGIGTGKLKKGLRLWLSSLNYVDKVEDAENNEGGAGCSIAWIK from the coding sequence ATGAAAGAGAAAAGTCATTATAAAAATTTATTATCGCACAAATCACTTTCAGAAGAATCTATTGGTCTTTTAGAGTGGGATACTTTGAAGACTCAAATTGCCTCTTTTGCTTCTACAAAAATGGGCAAGAATGTAGTACTTCAGTTTGAAATTCCCACTGAATATGAAATTTCGAGGAGATTATTGAAAGAAACTATAGAGATAAATGAGCTAGAAAAAAACTTAGATAAATCGATTAGTTTTTCTGGGGTGTTTGATATTTGTAAAAATATCGAGATTTGTTCAAAAGGAGGAGTAATTAATTCTTCTGATTTATTAGAGATAGCTGAAACAATTTCAGCTTCAAGAAATTTAAAAAAAATCCTTTTGGATTTTGAACAAAGACCTTTTATTTCTGCTTTTTTAAAGGGTTTAATTGACCATAATCAGATTGAAAAAATTTTGAAAAATGGTATTGAATCCAACGGTAGAATTTCGGATCGAGCCAGTCAGAAATTAGCAAACCTTAGACAAGAATTATTATCTAAGAAATCAGAAAGGAGGGTATTAGTAAATAAATTTATTCAAAATAATCTACCTTATATCCAAGATACTATTGTTGGCGATAGATACGGAAGACCCGTTTTAGCAATAAAAGTGCAATATGCAGAGAAATTTAAAGGTATAATTCATGATTCCTCGGCATCAGGAAATACTATATATCTGGAGCCAGAATCTATAGTTTTAAAGGGTAATAAGATCGCTTCTATGGAAGCTAGAGTTGCAGGAGAAGAATTTAAATTATTAAAAGAGTGGTCACATATTATTCGTGATAACAATCAAAGTCTTCTTGAAATGTCAAATATACTTTTGAGAGCGGAGTTTTCCCTAACTCGTTCAAGATATTCAAATTGGATTGGAGGCAATGCTCCAATAGTTGAAAATAGTCCAATAGTTTCTTTAATGGGTTTTTCTCATCCTCTTTTGATTTGGGAAAATAAAAAAAAACAAGCTGCCAAACCAGTTTCTATTGATTTTCATATAGACAGAAATACTAAGGTGGTAGCTATCACAGGACCAAATACTGGAGGTAAAACTGTTGCATTAAAGGGCCTTGGAATAGCATTATTGATGGCTAGATCAGGATTATTTATTCCTTCAATTCAAAAACCAATAATTCCTTTTTGTCCAAATATATTTGTTGATATTGGGGATGATCAATCTTTAGAGGGAAATTTATCTACTTTTAGTGGACACATATTGCGCATTAAAAATATTTTGGAAGCTCTTAATAATAAAAAGGGGTTTTCAGTTGTTTTATTAGATGAGATTGGATCTGGAACCGATCCTTCTGAAGGTACTGCACTTGCAATAGCTTTACTGAAAGAGTTTGCAATTGTCTCTGATATTACCCTGGCTACAACTCATTATGGGGATATTAAAGCTTTGAAATACAGTGATAATAGATTTGAAAACGTTTCAGTTGCTTTTGACGAAGAATCATTCAAGCCTAAATATACTCTTAATTGGGGAATACCGGGAAGAAGTAATGCGTTATCAATTTCAAAGAGAATTGGCATTAATGAAAAAATACTGAATAATGCTTCCAACTATTTAAAACCGAAAGAAGTTGAAAATATAAATAATATTATTAAAGGATTAGAAGAGGAAAGGTTAAAGCAACAAAAATCGGCAGAAGAGGCCGCTGAACTTATAGCCAGAACAGAAATATTACATGATGAAATAAAGAATAAATATGAATTTCAAAAACTCAATGCTTTAAAAATTCAGGAGGCTGAAAAGCAAAAACTATCCAAACATATCAAAGAAGCTCAAAAAGAAGTTATTAATTTGATCAAAAAATTAAAAGACCAAAATGCAACTGGAGAAGATGCCAGATTAATTGGAATTAGGCTTAAAGAAATTGAGACGGATCATCTTACTCAATCAAATGTTGAAAGGACAACATCTTGGAGTCCCAAAATAGGAGATTTTATTAAAATTAAAAGTTTAAATAGCTCTGGTCAAATAATAGACATAGATGAAAAAGCCAAGTCTTACGAGGTTAAATGTGGATCATTTAGAAGCACATTATCAATTAATGATTTTGAAGGACTTAATGGCGAAAAACCTAAGTTTAAAGATTCTCAAATCCAAATTAGTTCAGTAAGAGAAGATTTTTCTTTTTCTAAAATAAGAACAAGTAAAAACACCATAGATGTTAGGGGAATGAGAGTTCATGAAGCAGAAATCATTATTGAAGAAAAATTTAAAAAGTTTCATGGACCGCTCTGGATAGTTCATGGTATCGGAACTGGGAAATTAAAAAAAGGATTACGTTTATGGTTATCAAGTTTGAATTATGTTGATAAAGTTGAAGATGCAGAAAATAATGAGGGAGGAGCTGGTTGCAGTATTGCGTGGATAAAATAA